The region CTGCTGAAAAACAATTTGCGCGACCCTTTAGGAGTCGCGCAAGAGTATTATAAGTATCTTTTTAAGTACAATCAAATAACTTCCTTTAAATCTTCAAAAGGAATTTTTGAGGGGATTGTTAAAGGAACTGATCCAGACGGGAAGCTTTTATTACAAGTTAATGATAAGCTAATCGCCTTTGAAGTTAAAGAGTTGGAATGGATGTATTAGATCTTCTCTAATCCGTTAGCTAGTTGTTCTAAAAACTTAGTGATAGGTCCTTTAATCATCATGGCCATCATGGCATTAAAATCTCCATTAAATAATAATTGTGCCTCAGATCCATTTTCAGTTTCACTGATGTTGCAAGTAAGTGTAAAAGCAAGTTTATCGCTTGTAGATCCTAATACAACTTGTGAATGAGGAGTTTTATCTGTAAGAGCTAGCGCTATTTCGGGCATTCCTTTAAGCCCAAAAAGGAACTTGTCTTCCCCTTTAAGTTCAAACTT is a window of Nonlabens sp. MB-3u-79 DNA encoding:
- a CDS encoding orotate phosphoribosyltransferase — its product is MNLESRVAKTQKNPEELYNFLIQVENFKNLMPEDTKFELKGEDKFLFGLKGMPEIALALTDKTPHSQVVLGSTSDKLAFTLTCNISETENGSEAQLLFNGDFNAMMAMMIKGPITKFLEQLANGLEKI